CAAATATTGCGGCACCTGCTTTAACAACAAAACATGAAGAACGATGACAACTATACTTTCGACATTTGCGTAAGCTGAGAaccaattttgaaaagttgggaTCCCTTGACCTAAAACCTCTAGTCTGTCTCATGAGTACAAATGAGAATAAATGCGTTCATCAACTTGGTAAAATGAGAATAAATGGCCACGTGATTTGAGATTTATGAGGTATGGAGACTATTTTTGGTAGGCGAAAAGGTAATGTATGAATTGGTTGTGTTATGTGGAAGCCGAATAAACAGAAGATGATTAtgaatattgaatcgaagaaaTTCAACAAGTTGTTCttctgaaattttattttattttatttgctaaGCTGTTCTTCTGAATTTTTTAATCAGTAACCAGAAAACTAGAAGGAAAATGAAGTCAGATTCAAGATTGATTACGTCAAATCATCATTAGTTTTGTCAAATAATCCACTTAAGTGCAGAAGAACAAGACTTGAAATGTGAGGTTTGCTTTCATATGACCAAATTTTAGTACTATgtgaaaattcagatcaaatGGCACTTTTTTCTTGTCAAACTATTTGAAAAACTAATGCTGAAGACAAATCGGTGCAGTACTTCCTTGATAAAAggctctttttgttttttttgtctacAAAGGGTTTGAAAGCCAAGCAAAAATAATTGGTCACCGCACAAAAATTCTCCGAAGACGATAATAATTTATTGTGCAACTAaaacctatgttacatggactcaggTGCAGGTGCAAATTCAACCGTCggaccttcctaaacttaaatcttaggatacgtGGATATATGTCTCCAACTTGGATACAAGTACGGATACTGGGACACATCCTGAACTCTTatttgtattatatattgcataattttctcaGATTATATACCgtaaactatgtttacaaatgtatttaaacaagaaagggttaagaaaattatgtttttgctattttccTATTTTCTGTCTATGTGAAATACTCGAATTATCACTTCTCTAGCTAATATGATATTACTTTTCTGCAAGTATCTTAACAAGTAGAGGATCCGAGTGTCCAAAAGAATATGGGTGTCGGACACATCGACACGggtacttgagccaaaatgaaagatccatgtaacatagactAAAACGGCTTCTTTTTCTGTTCATAAACTTTCTCAACAAATATTCAAATTTTGCCAGAACTGATAAATTATTATTGTTAGAAAATCTTACCAGAACTGATATTTCCACCAGGTCCGCCGGCACCTCCCAACAACAGTCCCTGCTAATAATACACAgacaagaagggaaaaaagaagaactgTTCAATAATAACCCATTAGTACTTATGGACCTCGCATAATAGTGTAATGGTAAAAAGTCCCGAGTCTGGCACGTGGCCATGCCGGAGGACCATTGAATAACTACACGCGAACCTGAGCTCGAGCGTGGTGAAGGTCTTGCTCCAACTGAGTGAGCTTTATCCTACTTGATTCCAGTTGCTGTACGTAAGCCTGCTCCATATATAATTAGGCAGAGAGCAAGTGAAGATACTGTTGACCGCAGAATTAATCACACAAGATTACAAAGAATAATTTACTTATTCATATAAATAGGATACTCGGGTGCAGACAAATCTTAGTATCAAATAGTAGCTCTTCTCAAACGGATACGCTAATTCTTGCTTTCTTCGGTCGACGATGGATACAATAATCGGAAGGTGAGAGACACTGGAATTCTATATATGAGCCAGTATTATTGCTGGATTAAGATATTTCTAATTTCCTGTACTTAGAAAATGACCCTTACCTTTTTTCTAAGTCTGCTTTTCCTCGCTGCTTCTCTGTTTTGAGCCAAACGTCTCAATGTCTGTAACAATATAGCACAATCCTTCAACTTAAGCACAAAACTCTGCGATATTTTACGGATACTCAGATAGTATGTGTGTGGGTTTGTCTGATTACCTTAGCATCATGCCCTCTTTCCGACGTTGAACCAACTCCCTTCCTCTGCAACACCAGTTCAAATCAGTAAAAATTTCTTTGATCTAAGCAAGAACCCCCATTTgaaattgaattaaaaaaaaaaaaatgcaactttgTAGAAGCTTTCATGGTATTTTTAAGCGGGACCGGAAAAGTAAGGCTTAATGCGATGATTTGCTACAGTAAAGTCGAACTTAAACAATATACCTAGTAAAATACTCTGCTCACCAGGCTAACCTTTTCAACGCAGAATCTTCATAATTCCGACAatcaatcaataattttttttaaaagaagaaaattgcAGTGACAGAAAAAAGAGACCCACTTCTCTACTTGTCTGGACAATCATATCTTCTCTTCTGATGCTGATCGATTACTGATTTTGAGGCAGTTGACGATAATTGCAAGGTTTAGCTCTTTAGTCTATGTCATTACCTGCCATTTGAGTTTCTAGTCCCAAGATGGATTAAGGCCTAAACAAAAATCTAAATTGTTGGGGAATGACAAGTAAAGAGGGGTTGCCTTTtcacaaaaccaaaaacagGTAAAGGAGGGATTTTTATTATATTCCTCAGATAAGAAACAGTGGTAACTGTTGTAAagattctcttcttctttttcttgtggAGATAGGAGGTGGGGCACAACTCTTATCTCTCATGCagttcaaaggaaaaaaacactCTCTTATCTCTcatattctttttattttacatGTCACACTTGAATTAGCATATCACCAGAAACCATAAAAACCTGGCTTGACTGAAATCCTCACAGTCGTGTAGCTTTGTgcttctgtgtgtgtgtgtgtgtgaagagagagagagagagagagagagagagagagaaccttatCTGTGGTGGGTTTGGCAGCTGGTTGAGTGATTTGAGCCTGTGATGATCCTGTTCTATTGCCATCATTTGTCATGTCAAGTTGTTGGGGCTGTTGGGGAAGATGCTTGTGATCAAAAGCCTGATAATCTAAAGAATCTTTTCTACTCATGGGAGAGTCTGGTTCAAGATGAGCCTCTGCCTTACTTGAATGAGAGTCGGTACTCTCTCCTGATTGTGAACTACCCTGTATTGAAGTAAAATGATAACAAAAAGAACACCAAAGTTATTCAAATGGGTATTTTCAATCACCCAAAAATGCAACCAAAACCTTGCCAAACGAttcaagttttgtttttctGCTCATATAAGAACAAATTGTCAAGGATTGGAAAAACCCACCAAATTGTTCAAAATGGTATCTACATGTCACCCAAACAAATCATCAAAACCGCCTAAAGACTTCAGTTTTCATTTGGGTATTCTCCACAAAAAAAAGTCATGTGTCAAATGGGAATGAGAAAAACAGATGGTCAAAGATAGGATGGAACTGAGGAAACTACTCTTGAGGTGTGGTGGAATCTCATAGGCCAAGAAGGGAACATTTCCAGAGTAGCGGCAGACCTGACTGTGGTAAATAAAGCTGCAACAGGATCACAGAAAGCAAAATCAGGAAAATAAAGACTAGCAACATTTTCAAAACTCATAAAGGGAGGAAACCCAATtccctttttctctcattttttgttttactccTGCAGTTATGAAGTCGGCAAAAAATTTCCTTGTTTGAATCCCCACGCCAATTCACTTCCTCATCCAAAATGATTCCTGTACCGGAAATGGAAAGCTACCCCCACTCCTGCCTCTATGGACATTTTCAaacctacctctctctctctctctctctctctctctctctctccagacgTCACAAAAGGAGAAAGGAGAGTagtagttagagagagaagcctACGTGCTTTAGCTTCATCATTATCGATCTTCACTCCTTGCAGTGCAATAGCTTGCTCCAGCTCTCCAAAATCAAAAGCAGATCCTCCTTGATTACTGAGACTCAAAATTGTTCGAAACCCATTTCAGAAACAAACAGAAAGCAAAACCAGTTTAAAgaaactaaaagacaaaaaaaaaaaaaaaaatcggaagccattaattaaaaaatgggaaTTTCAATGGAAAAGTACACGAAGCTAGTGGGATGATTAATCCCATGAAAAACTGCATATGGGTTATGGTCGTTTGAAGGCCCTGAGTCTGCCAAACCAATCTCTCCAGCTCTGTGACTCGCCATACAAAGTTCTAGTCTTCAAACCATTGCCATGATTTTCCAACAAGAAACTGCAGATACAAAGGATTGAAAATCATTTCCAATGTAGAAAAAAGGTGGGAAATGAAAGGAAGGAAAcagaggaaaggaaaatatCAAAGTATATCTACTTGAAGCCAACACAAAAGGGTCCGGTCtgtttttccctctctctcaaaagaGCCTTGTAACTCCTTATCCTGAGTCTTAtctattttgtttctttctctacTTCTCTGTGAAGAAACCTCTATTCATTATTCTGGTTGGGTTGCTTTATCGGCTTCTGTAGAGTTATTATTGATAGCAGAGTTGAAAAATCATTTGAAAAATCCTGTCTCAGGCGtctggttttgtttggtttgaagacGGAAAATGCGGAAGTACAATAGAATAACAACATAATTTCTGTTTCGGGTAACGACACTATTGGTCCCCGTAGTTTTTGCACTCTTTCAACATCATTATTTTCTACCcgacatttttctttcttttcttttttggaaaaactcatttttttgttgagttCAATGTATCCATTTGTCATCTTGTTTTACTATTTCAAACAAGAAGACAACACGGACAAAACTTTTGTGGGTAGCTAGCTAACATTTTGAACACCTGCACCTGATAGAGAAAGATTACACTAAATTACTACATCGGTAGCTTTTGGATTTCTTCTGTGCCGCGCATTGATCTACTCTTTCAGTATGAAATAGtaagagattaaattttttacaccgccggtgtaaacatttattttcttaaaatcaattatattgcacCACAtcgccatattttattaattaggaTCACTGTTTTGCAATgtggcgcaatgtaattgatttggaggaaacaaatgtttacaccggcgttgtaaaaaatttattctcaaatACTTCCTCTGTCaaaatttgtttgtccaattgtcgaaatacgtgtctttcaaaaatatatttatatcttacattttataatgttttttatgattttgaagattttgtataataaaactaattgaaatctatcaaacaagatccatattgcatattaaaaacattacgaattgaaaattataaccaattctttgagaggtcaaacgctctcaaaaagtcaaaaaaggggacaaacaaatcgggacggagggagtagtaatggAGTACGGGGGAGGAACTACTCAGAAATAGTAGCGGTTTAAACTGAAATATTAAATTTATGATGCCTAAACTGAAATACTTGCAAACTCATGGTGACCATAACTGTAATTTCCCCTTTTGCCTCAAGAAAAGGTGCGGTCTTTTGCAGGAACCCACCAGAAATCACTCCTgctccaatctctctctccctaaccGCCTGTGCTTTCCAATTGGCTCTTTCACACAGAGCTGCAAGTAGTActaaattttaagaaaattctaaaattaaaataacttcAACATCCAGTTGGAGATAAGACAAGTTCTTCTTCCACATAAGAATCAGAGTTACTAGCAGCTTTGCTCCGGCTTTAATTAGACTTCCGCAAGTGGGTAGCGAAATTGAGCCTCAatattagtcgaggtgtgcgtaagctAGTTCGGACACtttagtaggaaaaaaaaaagaactgataaaaaataaagaatttagAGTTACttaatagtgtttttttttttttttttgcatcattatATAGCTCAAAGGAGATATTGAGTTTACTTTGACAACTCATGCTTTTGGAAAGAGATGTGTATACTTTAAAATCCTGCTTATCTATATAGTCTATCCATATGCAGCCCTCATCTTCTACCAAAACATTTAAAATAATCACCATAACAAAACCCCATTGGGTTGTTAATCCAAAGTCTTAGACATGGATTTGTTTGCTATTATCCCCTTTGTTAGTAGGTCGATGTCCATTCCTGTCATAACCAAAAACCATGCCACACTAAGATGCTTTCCATTAGCAGAGTCATTATATTCCTGGTGTGCCTGTTTTGAGAGGTCCATGGCAGAATCGATCGCCAGaaatggtatttttttcctGCTTCTCTTTATGATCATTGATCCCACACTAGTGTTTGTAATGTCTTAATTAAACCTTGTTTCTAATACAAGTATGCGAAATCCTAACATGAGATCTAAGGGGTATATCAAAACAAAAGTACACACGCTCGCCAAATTGGGGCGATTCACTGCATGTGAGCGTTTCAATAGTTTTACCGTGACTAGAAGACTTCAAAATTCACCGGAGTTGTCATGCCTCTTCAGTTACACTATCTGGCTAGAATTATAAGTCTATGCAACAAAATTACTTGAAAGTGTTAATTAGTACTGCTAATTTTTCGGTATAAAATAAGATAAGACTCGAAGCTCCATACCAACTTCTTTAACGACAGAGTCCCTTAAATGTTAATTGTCCCTatgttcccaaatttttttctgGATGCAAATGACAACATGTTCTTCTTATGGAAAACTCAGACTTTGAGGAGGTCAACAGATCCCTTGTTTGTTGCATCGATCCCTTCCAAACTGCGGTCTCTATAGTTTAATTGCTTGCGGTTAATTAGTCATACCTAAAAGTGTTATTCATGACtttaacccatatattttaTATCAGCTGGAGGTATGATCTCACTTAGACATGGAACTTGTTATAGAACAATTAATATGCGAATCATATGTTATAATGTAttctaaacaaagaaaacagataaaaaaaaacagcctgATCTCATAGGCTGATAGGCTTGAGGGCTTGAAGGctaaaaaaaactaaccaaCCCGTGGTTCTGCTAGTCCTGGAACTGGCTCACGTAGTGAGACTGGACTACGCCTCACAGTATTTGGCTCGTAGGTTGACTCCCCTATGCATCCAGACTAAGGTCTCACAAATTGACTCATTCCTTATCCGAGCATATTAACCATCCTTCTTTATAGCGCTCTTCCTTCATTCGCTTAAGTGCGCTATTGCTTAGCTTGCTTCAAATGCAAGGTCCATTGCCCCTACATGATACTAGGAAAGAGCCTGACTAATGTCTCTATATGCATCCTATATAACTTAATAAAAGGGGGTATCCACATCACGGAGCTCCCGCATACTCGGGGTCTAGGGAATTTTGGTTGCTCCTGGAGCAATGGGgaattttggaccttttggtTGCAGGTTGCTCGTCTAGCATTCTACCGTGGTGCCCTAACACATATTTCCACCTTATACTATTAAGGTGGGAGATTCAAAACTAAGTGTATGGATTCCACATGTATTTGTGGTGGAGAAGTACGTAGGGG
The sequence above is a segment of the Rhododendron vialii isolate Sample 1 chromosome 13a, ASM3025357v1 genome. Coding sequences within it:
- the LOC131312632 gene encoding transcription factor TGA9-like isoform X4, producing the protein MASHRAGEIGLADSGPSNDHNPYAVFHGINHPTSFVNQGGSAFDFGELEQAIALQGVKIDNDEAKAPLFTTVRSAATLEMFPSWPMRFHHTSRGSSQSGESTDSHSSKAEAHLEPDSPMSRKDSLDYQAFDHKHLPQQPQQLDMTNDGNRTGSSQAQITQPAAKPTTDKRKGVGSTSERGHDAKTLRRLAQNREAARKSRLRKKAYVQQLESSRIKLTQLEQDLHHARAQGLLLGGAGGPGGNISSGAAIFDMEYARWLDDDLRHMSELRAGLQHHLPDHDLKKIVDGYVGHYDEIFHLKGVAAKTDVFHLITGMWTTPAERCFLWMGGFRPSELIKMLITQLDPLTEQQVMGIYSLQHSSQQAEEALSQGLDQLQQSLIDTVSGGGSFNDGLHHMAVAMGKLTNLEGFVRQADNLRQQTLHQLRRILTVRQAARCFLVISEYYGRLRALSSLWTSRPRETLMSDDNSCQTATDFHMVQSSQHHFSNF
- the LOC131312632 gene encoding transcription factor TGA9-like isoform X3 produces the protein MASHRAGEIGLADSGPSNDHNPYAVFHGINHPTSFVNQGGSAFDFGELEQAIALQGVKIDNDEAKAPLFTTVRSAATLEMFPSWPMRFHHTSRGSSQSGESTDSHSSKAEAHLEPDSPMSRKDSLDYQAFDHKHLPQQPQQLDMTNDGNRTGSSQAQITQPAAKPTTDKRKGVGSTSERGHDAKTLRRLAQNREAARKSRLRKKAYVQQLESSRIKLTQLEQDLHHARAQGLLLGGAGGPGGNISSAGAAIFDMEYARWLDDDLRHMSELRAGLQHHLPDHDLKKIVDGYVGHYDEIFHLKGVAAKTDVFHLITGMWTTPAERCFLWMGGFRPSELIKMLITQLDPLTEQQVMGIYSLQHSSQQAEEALSQGLDQLQQSLIDTVSGGGSFNDGLHHMAVAMGKLTNLEGFVRQADNLRQQTLHQLRRILTVRQAARCFLVISEYYGRLRALSSLWTSRPRETLMSDDNSCQTATDFHMVQSSQHHFSNF
- the LOC131312632 gene encoding transcription factor TGA9-like isoform X1; its protein translation is MASHRAGEIGLADSGPSNDHNPYAVFHGINHPTSFVNQGGSAFDFGELEQAIALQGVKIDNDEAKAPLFTTVRSAATLEMFPSWPMRFHHTSRGSSQSGESTDSHSSKAEAHLEPDSPMSRKDSLDYQAFDHKHLPQQPQQLDMTNDGNRTGSSQAQITQPAAKPTTDKRKGVGSTSERGHDAKTLRRLAQNREAARKSRLRKKAYVQQLESSRIKLTQLEQDLHHARAQQGLLLGGAGGPGGNISSAGAAIFDMEYARWLDDDLRHMSELRAGLQHHLPDHDLKKIVDGYVGHYDEIFHLKGVAAKTDVFHLITGMWTTPAERCFLWMGGFRPSELIKMLITQLDPLTEQQVMGIYSLQHSSQQAEEALSQGLDQLQQSLIDTVSGGGSFNDGLHHMAVAMGKLTNLEGFVRQADNLRQQTLHQLRRILTVRQAARCFLVISEYYGRLRALSSLWTSRPRETLMSDDNSCQTATDFHMVQSSQHHFSNF
- the LOC131312632 gene encoding transcription factor TGA9-like isoform X2, with the translated sequence MASHRAGEIGLADSGPSNDHNPYAVFHGINHPTSFVNQGGSAFDFGELEQAIALQGVKIDNDEAKAPLFTTVRSAATLEMFPSWPMRFHHTSRGSSQSGESTDSHSSKAEAHLEPDSPMSRKDSLDYQAFDHKHLPQQPQQLDMTNDGNRTGSSQAQITQPAAKPTTDKRKGVGSTSERGHDAKTLRRLAQNREAARKSRLRKKAYVQQLESSRIKLTQLEQDLHHARAQQGLLLGGAGGPGGNISSGAAIFDMEYARWLDDDLRHMSELRAGLQHHLPDHDLKKIVDGYVGHYDEIFHLKGVAAKTDVFHLITGMWTTPAERCFLWMGGFRPSELIKMLITQLDPLTEQQVMGIYSLQHSSQQAEEALSQGLDQLQQSLIDTVSGGGSFNDGLHHMAVAMGKLTNLEGFVRQADNLRQQTLHQLRRILTVRQAARCFLVISEYYGRLRALSSLWTSRPRETLMSDDNSCQTATDFHMVQSSQHHFSNF